In a single window of the Necator americanus strain Aroian chromosome X, whole genome shotgun sequence genome:
- a CDS encoding hypothetical protein (NECATOR_CHRX.G21807.T2), with the protein MDHGASIALLIACIVVLVESRYYDIENVADGHLRKHHAHDVKHHMKRAKPIETDYVGIDQHGQAYVNCTYNMDGVVGVRKCSMPASDAAFDMGLACFALWNGEGEIIAQDCWIHQEKKRISDDDFLREALTVNKDEKQKSQQWKPNRSPLHIIIRDFIIGAMPEEEMYPCERLWQCEFLLLLRS; encoded by the exons ATGGATCACGGAGCAAGCATTGCTCTACTAATCGCTTGTATTGTCGTACTGGTCGAATCACGATACTACGATATTGAAAATGTAGCCGACGGACATCTACGGAAACACCACGCACATGACGTCAAACATCATATGAAAAGGGCCAAACC AATCGAAACAGATTACGTCGGTATTGACCAACATGGGCAAGCATATGTGAACTGCACCTACAACATGGATGGTGTGGTTGGCGTTCGGAAATGTTCCATGCCTGCATCAGATGCTGCGTTCGACATGGGATTGGCATGTTTTGCACTGTGGAACGGTGAAGGAGAGATTATCGCACAAGACTGTTGGATTCACCAAGAG aaaaaacggaTCTCAGACGATGACTTTCTTAGGGAAGCCTTAACAGTGAACAAAGATGAGAAGCAGAAAAGTCAGCAATGGAAACCGAACCGCTCACCTCTACATATCATAATTAGGGATT tTATCATTGGAGCAATGCCAGAAGAAGAGATGTACCCATGCGAAAGGCTATGGCAGTGTGAATTTCTGCTGCTGCTTCGGTCATGA
- a CDS encoding hypothetical protein (NECATOR_CHRX.G21807.T1): MDHGASIALLIACIVVLVESRYYDIENVADGHLRKHHAHDVKHHMKRAKPIETDYVGIDQHGQAYVNCTYNMDGVVGVRKCSMPASDAAFDMGLACFALWNGEGEIIAQDCWIHQELSLEQCQKKRCTHAKGYGSVNFCCCFGHECNGKLDL; this comes from the exons ATGGATCACGGAGCAAGCATTGCTCTACTAATCGCTTGTATTGTCGTACTGGTCGAATCACGATACTACGATATTGAAAATGTAGCCGACGGACATCTACGGAAACACCACGCACATGACGTCAAACATCATATGAAAAGGGCCAAACC AATCGAAACAGATTACGTCGGTATTGACCAACATGGGCAAGCATATGTGAACTGCACCTACAACATGGATGGTGTGGTTGGCGTTCGGAAATGTTCCATGCCTGCATCAGATGCTGCGTTCGACATGGGATTGGCATGTTTTGCACTGTGGAACGGTGAAGGAGAGATTATCGCACAAGACTGTTGGATTCACCAAGAG tTATCATTGGAGCAATGCCAGAAGAAGAGATGTACCCATGCGAAAGGCTATGGCAGTGTGAATTTCTGCTGCTGCTTCGGTCATGAATGTAATGGAAAATTGGACCTCTGA